The Fibrobacter succinogenes nucleotide sequence AGGAACAGGCTCACCCACGCCGCCGAGCGTTTATACGCCTCCAAGCCCATAGTTTTGTATCAAAAATTTTACACTTATTTTGGCCGAAAATTAACTTTTCTATAATTTTATTTATATATTTGTCAACAGCCTCAAGGAGTCAAAAATGAACGCACCATTCAACATTCAACTGCAAAGCGCGCTGGAGATTGCGGGTATGACCCAAAAACAACTGGCGCAAAAGCTAGGTATAACAGAAGCATCAGTTTGTCTTTATTTGAAGGGAGACCGTTCTCCACGCGCTTCCCTGATTTCCAAAATGGCAGACGCTCTAGGATGCAAAGCCGAATATCTACTTGGAACGCGGGACGATAATGAAGAATGCAGTTTTAACAAACTCTATCGAATGATGGCGCGTAGCGCAAAC carries:
- a CDS encoding helix-turn-helix transcriptional regulator — protein: MNAPFNIQLQSALEIAGMTQKQLAQKLGITEASVCLYLKGDRSPRASLISKMADALGCKAEYLLGTRDDNEECSFNKLYRMMARSANQLTAEEKAKLVKILFREG